A region from the Paenibacillus humicola genome encodes:
- a CDS encoding sensor histidine kinase produces the protein MAGTIRSLTSRFRFRRVRSRFFATMILLSLPPLFLLGYVSFDIAKKTLTENNTKTNYDHLQTSSEVADLLLRNVVNLNRFIVLSDEIRDDLRKSGIKNPIELSETDTQTVNRLQRVINSNSFDTRYVDSLCVLDLHFQTYCLGRSDDAGIYEKPDKAQEIMRTDWYRQAVRAQGRVVFFGYNVLGGKEGVFSTVKLFRDSGTEDGKPLGLLITNLSASMFGSVFNGSGDNGQFLAVDSSVHPARIVYPQTDAVPELPAGSIREMTDRLQEDGYLVNEFRNETTHWTFIHIIRESRLLKQSNRIGTATALIASLIAFVALVISFIVSGSITRPLLRLKKMMLDWNKGSRVFAETFKEDEVGAIGETFKRIVLENQELGARLIHSELKEKEAELRALQAQIKPHFLYNTLDSIYWMARLNKTAEAAAMALALSESFKLSLNKGRETIPVFRELEHIRHYMTIQTIRFGGRFGCDIEVDPAIMGYDMLKLVLQPLVENAIFHGLEPKVGNGRIRIEGRKDGDFLLFMVEDDGVGMEDVAQTGHGYGLRNVRDRLTLYYGASSSFVVTSEAGRGTRIELRFKPFPEEVQTND, from the coding sequence ATGGCTGGAACGATTCGCAGCCTTACCTCCCGATTTCGTTTCCGCCGAGTCAGGAGCCGCTTCTTCGCGACGATGATTCTTCTTTCGCTGCCGCCGCTCTTTCTGCTCGGTTACGTCTCCTTCGATATCGCCAAAAAAACGCTGACCGAGAACAACACGAAAACGAATTACGACCATCTGCAAACATCCAGCGAGGTGGCGGATCTGCTGCTGCGCAACGTCGTAAACCTGAACCGTTTCATCGTGCTCAGCGACGAAATCCGCGACGATCTGCGAAAGAGCGGCATCAAGAACCCGATCGAGCTGAGCGAAACGGACACCCAGACGGTGAACCGGCTGCAGCGGGTCATTAACAGCAACTCGTTCGATACCCGGTACGTCGATTCGCTCTGCGTGCTGGATCTTCATTTCCAGACCTACTGTCTCGGCAGGTCGGACGACGCCGGGATTTACGAGAAGCCGGACAAAGCGCAGGAGATCATGCGGACGGATTGGTACCGGCAAGCGGTCCGGGCGCAGGGGCGCGTCGTTTTTTTCGGCTATAACGTACTGGGCGGCAAGGAGGGCGTCTTCTCGACCGTCAAGCTGTTCCGGGATTCGGGCACCGAAGACGGGAAACCTCTCGGACTGCTGATCACGAATCTCTCGGCCTCGATGTTCGGCAGCGTCTTTAACGGAAGCGGGGACAACGGTCAGTTTCTGGCGGTCGATTCATCCGTCCATCCGGCCCGGATCGTTTATCCGCAAACAGATGCGGTGCCGGAGCTCCCTGCGGGCAGCATTCGGGAAATGACCGACCGGCTGCAGGAGGACGGTTATTTGGTCAACGAATTCCGCAACGAGACGACGCATTGGACCTTCATCCATATTATCCGGGAGAGCCGCCTGCTGAAGCAGTCGAACCGGATCGGCACGGCGACCGCGCTGATCGCCTCGCTGATCGCTTTTGTCGCGCTCGTTATCTCCTTTATCGTATCGGGGAGCATTACGCGTCCGCTGCTGCGGCTGAAAAAAATGATGCTCGATTGGAACAAAGGCTCCCGCGTCTTTGCCGAAACGTTCAAGGAGGACGAGGTCGGCGCGATCGGCGAGACGTTCAAGCGGATCGTCCTGGAAAACCAGGAGCTCGGCGCAAGACTGATTCATTCGGAGCTGAAGGAGAAGGAGGCGGAGCTGCGCGCGCTGCAAGCGCAGATCAAGCCGCATTTTTTGTACAACACGCTGGATTCGATCTACTGGATGGCGCGGCTGAACAAGACCGCCGAGGCCGCCGCGATGGCGCTGGCGCTGTCCGAGAGCTTCAAGCTCAGCCTGAACAAAGGCCGCGAAACGATTCCCGTCTTCCGCGAGCTCGAGCATATCCGGCATTATATGACGATCCAGACGATTCGCTTTGGCGGCCGCTTCGGCTGCGATATCGAGGTCGATCCCGCCATTATGGGCTACGATATGCTGAAGCTTGTGCTTCAGCCGCTCGTCGAGAATGCGATCTTTCACGGACTGGAGCCTAAAGTGGGGAATGGACGCATCCGAATCGAGGGGCGGAAGGACGGGGATTTCCTGCTGTTTATGGTGGAAGACGACGGCGTCGGCATGGAGGATGTCGCGCAAACCGGTCATGGCTACGGCCTTCGCAACGTCCGCGACCGGCTGACGCTCTATTACGGCGCTTCCAGCTCGTTTGTTGTAACGAGCGAAGCGGGGCGCGGCACCCGGATCGAGCTCCGTTTCAAACCGTTCCCGGAAGAGGTGCAGACGAATGATTAA
- a CDS encoding BtpA/SgcQ family protein produces MNDWYGSKPLIGVVGCPPLPGSGMYGGMDRNRFIDSIIWEAEVLEHGGFDGLMLQNIGDLPVPKAARTETIAWMSALGAMIRGRVSIPLGISLLEDDPEAILAAAHAAGASFVRIKVYVGAMVGPDGIVEGCAARVQRYRRELMAGNIAVFADVYDRTRWPLGGASLEEMAHEAVWFGKADGLVIAGRSVEQSFDYIRRVKQTVGVPVWIGGGVDADNVLEVLQAADGAIVGTSIKKDGQLLQPFDPNRVKAMAERKRMLQS; encoded by the coding sequence ATGAACGATTGGTATGGTTCCAAGCCGCTGATCGGCGTGGTCGGCTGTCCGCCTCTGCCGGGCTCGGGCATGTACGGCGGCATGGATCGGAATCGATTTATCGATTCGATTATCTGGGAGGCCGAGGTACTGGAGCATGGCGGCTTTGACGGCCTCATGCTGCAAAATATCGGCGATCTTCCGGTTCCGAAGGCAGCGCGCACCGAGACGATCGCCTGGATGTCCGCGCTGGGCGCGATGATCCGCGGCCGGGTCTCGATTCCGCTGGGCATCAGCCTGCTGGAGGACGATCCGGAAGCGATCCTGGCGGCCGCTCATGCCGCGGGCGCATCGTTCGTCCGGATCAAGGTGTATGTCGGCGCGATGGTCGGGCCGGACGGCATCGTAGAAGGCTGCGCCGCGCGCGTTCAGCGGTACCGGCGAGAGCTGATGGCCGGCAATATCGCCGTGTTCGCGGACGTATACGACCGGACCCGGTGGCCGCTCGGCGGCGCGTCGCTCGAGGAGATGGCGCACGAGGCGGTCTGGTTCGGAAAGGCGGACGGGCTCGTTATTGCCGGCCGGAGCGTCGAGCAAAGCTTCGACTATATCCGCAGAGTCAAACAAACGGTCGGCGTCCCGGTCTGGATCGGCGGAGGCGTCGACGCGGACAACGTCCTGGAAGTGCTTCAGGCCGCGGACGGAGCGATCGTCGGGACTTCGATCAAGAAGGACGGACAGCTGCTGCAGCCCTTCGATCCGAACCGCGTAAAAGCGATGGCCGAGCGCAAACGCATGCTCCAAAGTTAA
- a CDS encoding carbohydrate kinase family protein, with product MAERFEAAVIGHLTVDDIVLPNGQTHFTTPGGNALYASLGLKAWGVHPVLLTCMCRNYPKEALELLTRSGIDMDRVIALDVPAVRQWALYDVQGGRKYVPIHTESDYHSISPRPPLVPEQVLGRIRAAHIAPMPIDIQEQWVYALKSRGVPYISLDPHEDWMSDADRWAKILPLLNVFMPSSVEVAAMLGSGIGEPEAARRIAVMGPPVVVLKLGERGSLVYEKESGRETRISPYPGEAVDPTGCGDAYCGGFLAGMSAGCGPAAAAEWGSVSASFVLEGYGPMAAMTAERSAASGRLAWYTAQRLKGMA from the coding sequence ATGGCTGAACGTTTCGAAGCGGCGGTAATCGGCCATTTGACCGTGGATGATATCGTGCTGCCAAACGGCCAAACGCATTTTACCACTCCGGGCGGGAATGCGCTTTACGCTTCGCTGGGGCTGAAGGCTTGGGGAGTTCATCCCGTACTGCTGACCTGCATGTGCCGCAATTATCCGAAGGAAGCGCTGGAGCTGCTGACCCGATCGGGGATCGACATGGACCGGGTGATCGCGCTCGACGTGCCTGCGGTCCGGCAGTGGGCCTTATATGATGTGCAGGGCGGCAGAAAATATGTGCCGATCCATACGGAAAGCGATTATCATTCCATTTCGCCGCGCCCGCCGCTCGTTCCGGAGCAGGTGCTGGGCCGCATCCGGGCCGCCCATATCGCGCCGATGCCCATAGACATTCAGGAGCAATGGGTTTACGCGCTCAAATCTCGCGGCGTGCCGTACATTTCCCTCGACCCGCATGAGGATTGGATGTCCGATGCGGACCGCTGGGCGAAAATACTTCCGCTGCTGAACGTGTTCATGCCGTCCAGCGTCGAAGTTGCGGCTATGCTCGGAAGCGGCATCGGTGAGCCGGAAGCGGCAAGGCGGATTGCAGTCATGGGGCCGCCGGTCGTCGTGCTAAAGCTTGGCGAACGCGGCAGCCTCGTTTACGAGAAGGAGAGCGGCCGGGAGACCCGTATTTCCCCGTACCCCGGCGAAGCGGTGGACCCAACAGGCTGCGGCGACGCCTATTGCGGCGGATTTTTGGCCGGCATGTCCGCGGGCTGCGGTCCTGCGGCGGCCGCCGAATGGGGGAGCGTATCGGCTTCGTTCGTGCTGGAGGGCTACGGGCCGATGGCGGCGATGACGGCGGAAAGATCCGCCGCCTCCGGCCGGCTGGCCTGGTATACGGCGCAAAGGCTGAAAGGGATGGCGTGA
- a CDS encoding SIS domain-containing protein, whose amino-acid sequence MLVHENVSLEWGNMLKGIRAQGHFVRTQAKPILASWSSILDPRPLPGRAYLVGCGDSYFCGISSELAFKMWAGVDCRAMESLEFSRYEADWAPEGSWIVATSNSGRVARTVECVVRGKARRHLTFGVSYNTEGRLGQEADGTVFYKYEDTGFGPGTISYTASLIAQYVLAAYLAERTGKGGTEALMRKIESFGTLMDTAVESTFDLAGRLGELATKASEVVIMGGGPNYGSALFGMAKQIESAKHNTTAQELEEWAHEQYFCTKEGTVTIVIAPPGAAADRAREQLQAVRDMGGHAAVICSEADAETQKLADTVLAMPDTAPEDECLTPLLYQIPLQIFSYSFAQAVGAVMLGFDDKNRMEVNFRQIFGSNIVG is encoded by the coding sequence ATGCTCGTACATGAAAACGTCAGTCTCGAATGGGGCAACATGCTGAAAGGCATTCGGGCCCAAGGTCATTTTGTAAGAACGCAAGCGAAACCGATTCTGGCAAGCTGGTCGTCGATCCTGGACCCGCGCCCGCTGCCGGGGCGCGCGTATCTGGTCGGCTGCGGCGACTCCTATTTCTGCGGAATCAGCTCCGAGCTTGCTTTCAAGATGTGGGCGGGCGTCGACTGCCGCGCCATGGAATCGCTGGAATTTTCCCGGTACGAGGCGGACTGGGCACCGGAAGGAAGCTGGATCGTCGCCACCTCGAATTCCGGCCGCGTGGCGCGGACGGTGGAGTGCGTCGTGCGAGGCAAAGCCAGAAGGCACCTGACGTTCGGCGTTTCGTACAACACCGAAGGACGGCTCGGGCAGGAGGCGGACGGCACCGTATTTTACAAATACGAGGATACCGGCTTCGGTCCGGGAACGATTTCTTATACTGCGTCCTTGATTGCCCAATATGTGCTGGCGGCGTATTTGGCGGAGAGAACCGGCAAAGGCGGCACGGAAGCGCTGATGCGGAAAATCGAATCGTTCGGCACGCTGATGGATACCGCGGTCGAAAGCACCTTCGACCTCGCCGGCCGGCTGGGCGAACTGGCGACAAAAGCGAGCGAGGTCGTCATTATGGGCGGCGGCCCGAATTACGGTTCGGCCTTGTTCGGCATGGCGAAGCAGATCGAATCGGCCAAGCACAATACGACGGCCCAGGAACTGGAGGAGTGGGCGCATGAGCAGTATTTCTGCACCAAGGAAGGGACGGTGACGATCGTCATCGCTCCGCCGGGTGCGGCTGCGGACCGTGCCCGCGAGCAGCTGCAGGCCGTGAGAGATATGGGCGGGCATGCCGCCGTTATATGCAGCGAAGCCGATGCGGAGACGCAGAAGCTGGCCGATACCGTTCTGGCGATGCCTGATACGGCGCCGGAGGATGAGTGCCTGACGCCGCTGCTGTACCAGATTCCGCTGCAAATTTTCTCCTATTCGTTCGCCCAGGCCGTGGGAGCGGTCATGCTCGGATTCGACGACAAAAACCGGATGGAAGTCAATTTCCGGCAAATTTTCGGCAGCAATATCGTAGGCTGA
- a CDS encoding energy-coupling factor transporter transmembrane component T family protein, with translation MASGYSIYIERPSVVHQALDPRTKTVAVLAIFVLSLCFNHPLPLALVAALLIGTALWIRLPVTLIRMLLLSGVWFVLLSLIVWPAYVKTGEPLFNVMGVALTDTGLWFGLAMGLRVTIMVLSAGIWMATTSPQKMTAAFLKLGLPYKAAMSVSFAIRLVPLVGAEWVTVVEAQKSRGYDYKSGNPLARIRKSVMILGPMLLRSIDIAQSLAIALEARAFGARKNRTCITEVQLKSFDYIVMLAALGAIVLGICCRLTGTGVLLADYL, from the coding sequence GTGGCTTCCGGTTACAGCATTTATATCGAACGGCCGTCCGTCGTCCATCAGGCGCTCGATCCGCGGACGAAAACGGTCGCCGTGCTCGCGATTTTCGTGCTCTCCCTGTGCTTCAATCACCCGCTGCCGCTGGCGCTCGTCGCCGCGCTGCTTATCGGCACGGCGCTTTGGATCCGGCTTCCGGTCACGCTGATCCGGATGCTGCTGCTTTCCGGCGTCTGGTTCGTGCTGCTGTCGCTGATCGTCTGGCCGGCCTATGTGAAAACGGGAGAGCCTTTGTTTAACGTAATGGGAGTTGCATTAACCGATACCGGCTTGTGGTTCGGGCTTGCGATGGGGCTTCGCGTCACCATAATGGTGCTGTCGGCGGGCATTTGGATGGCCACCACCTCGCCGCAAAAGATGACTGCCGCCTTCCTGAAGCTGGGCCTCCCGTATAAGGCGGCGATGTCCGTCTCCTTTGCGATCCGGCTCGTGCCGCTGGTAGGGGCGGAATGGGTCACGGTGGTGGAAGCGCAAAAATCGCGCGGCTACGATTACAAGAGCGGGAATCCGCTCGCACGAATCCGCAAATCGGTCATGATTCTCGGGCCGATGCTGCTGAGGTCGATCGATATCGCCCAGTCGCTGGCAATCGCCCTCGAAGCGAGAGCGTTCGGCGCCCGAAAAAACCGCACCTGCATCACCGAAGTGCAGCTGAAATCGTTCGATTACATCGTCATGCTCGCCGCCCTTGGAGCGATCGTCCTCGGGATCTGCTGCCGGCTCACGGGGACGGGCGTGCTTCTGGCGGATTACTTATAA
- a CDS encoding energy-coupling factor ABC transporter ATP-binding protein produces the protein MNSPVIRFENVEFGYDKQTSPILRGINLDIREGDFIALIGQNGAGKTTLAKHINGILKPTRGDVWVRGRNTREYKRDALARLVGYCYQNPDHQIFSQSVEKEVGFGPRAAGLAPEAVKRRIEEALQLVGLEGKRELHPSMLGRGERQRLAVASILAVGASILVVDEPTTGLDYAGITRIMNLLKEWNEKLNVTIVIITHDIPVVADYVPRTIAMAGGRILKDAPTADVLSDLQTLRYAQVKPLQVTRVGRQLGLMDPGDPIITVPGLVRALSRAKSDRTVPAK, from the coding sequence GTGAATTCGCCGGTCATTCGCTTCGAGAACGTGGAGTTCGGATACGACAAACAAACGTCCCCCATCCTCCGCGGCATTAATCTGGATATCCGCGAAGGGGATTTTATCGCGCTGATCGGCCAGAACGGAGCGGGAAAGACGACGCTGGCCAAGCATATTAACGGCATCTTGAAACCGACCCGGGGGGACGTCTGGGTCCGGGGACGAAATACGCGGGAATATAAGCGGGATGCGCTAGCCAGGCTTGTCGGCTACTGCTATCAGAATCCGGACCACCAGATCTTTTCCCAGTCGGTGGAAAAGGAGGTCGGCTTCGGCCCCCGGGCAGCGGGCCTCGCGCCGGAAGCCGTCAAGCGGCGGATCGAGGAAGCGCTGCAGCTGGTCGGGCTGGAAGGAAAGCGGGAGCTGCACCCTTCGATGCTCGGCAGGGGCGAGCGGCAGCGGCTGGCCGTCGCTTCCATTCTCGCCGTCGGCGCGTCCATCCTCGTCGTCGACGAGCCGACCACGGGGCTGGATTACGCGGGCATCACCCGTATCATGAACCTGCTGAAGGAATGGAACGAGAAGCTGAACGTCACGATCGTGATCATTACGCACGATATTCCCGTCGTCGCGGATTACGTACCCCGCACCATCGCGATGGCGGGCGGGCGCATTCTGAAGGATGCGCCTACCGCGGACGTGCTTAGCGATCTCCAAACGCTGCGGTACGCGCAGGTCAAACCGCTGCAGGTAACCCGGGTCGGCCGTCAGCTCGGTCTGATGGACCCGGGCGACCCGATTATTACGGTTCCGGGCCTCGTTCGGGCGCTTTCCCGTGCGAAAAGCGATCGGACGGTCCCGGCAAAATAA
- a CDS encoding energy-coupling factor ABC transporter ATP-binding protein: protein MKKRTWEVRRMDDVEPVIKVRGLSFRYRMGDTDILRDISFDVHKGQLVGIVGASGAGKSTLCLCLKGLIPHAVGGKLTGDIWMLGKHTREVPAEVLAQEVGMVFQDPESQIVGMNVMEDLAFGPENLEHAPEDIIRRIGPVLSRVNLQDFMHRETYKLSGGQKQRLAIASALMMEPKVLILDEPTSELDPIGKEEVYRTIADLKRGGVTIVLVDHAVEELAEIADRILVLEDGQLLADDTPANHFRHPEIFLEKGWLRVPQVAEAMHGLKQAGLLREDAITPYEQEAAGTLGAWLRGDGE from the coding sequence ATGAAAAAAAGAACCTGGGAGGTGCGGCGCATGGATGATGTGGAACCGGTTATCAAGGTCCGGGGGCTGTCGTTCCGTTATCGCATGGGCGACACGGACATTTTGCGCGATATCAGCTTTGACGTCCATAAAGGACAGCTTGTCGGGATTGTCGGCGCCTCAGGAGCAGGCAAAAGCACGCTTTGCCTATGTCTCAAAGGTCTGATTCCCCATGCGGTAGGCGGCAAACTGACCGGCGATATTTGGATGCTGGGCAAGCATACGCGCGAGGTGCCGGCGGAGGTGCTGGCGCAGGAGGTCGGCATGGTGTTTCAGGATCCCGAAAGCCAGATCGTCGGCATGAATGTGATGGAGGACCTGGCGTTCGGGCCGGAAAATCTGGAGCATGCGCCGGAAGACATTATCCGGCGGATCGGGCCGGTTCTGAGCAGGGTGAACCTGCAGGACTTCATGCACCGGGAAACCTACAAGCTGTCCGGCGGCCAGAAGCAGCGGCTTGCCATCGCCAGCGCGCTTATGATGGAGCCGAAGGTGCTCATTCTCGACGAACCGACCTCGGAGCTGGACCCGATCGGCAAGGAAGAGGTGTACCGCACCATCGCCGACCTGAAGCGCGGCGGAGTAACGATCGTCCTTGTCGATCATGCGGTGGAAGAGCTGGCGGAAATTGCCGACCGCATTCTGGTGCTGGAGGACGGGCAGCTTCTCGCCGATGATACGCCGGCGAATCATTTTCGCCACCCGGAGATTTTCCTGGAAAAAGGATGGCTTCGCGTACCGCAGGTGGCCGAGGCGATGCATGGACTGAAACAAGCGGGACTGCTGCGGGAGGACGCGATTACGCCTTACGAACAGGAAGCGGCGGGTACGCTCGGCGCTTGGCTGAGGGGGGACGGAGAGTGA
- a CDS encoding ATP-dependent DNA helicase produces the protein MATYPFKFDPSAPFMKQAGDYIADVFYELLPEAGFEVRDEQIFMAFQLERAYSEKKTIFAEAGVGTGKTLVYLLYAILYARYTQKPAIVACADESLIEQLVKPEGDVAKLARHLNLTADVRLGKSQHQYICLNKLDDAKTSIHEGELFQRIYEELPEFVYASGSLQAFSPYGSRTDYPELTDKQWERIGWDVFQDCLVCSQRHRCGQTLSREHYRKAADLIICSHDFYMEHIWTYDARKREGQLPLLPEHSSVVFDEGHLVETAAQSALTYKLKHSQFASIVTRLLEGQIRESLALAIEEALGQSLALFAELEAESRDVPGSSRKEFAINGRLLGEIDRFRELLYAIEEELVFESGMFTLDAYRLTIVEEHLEMMQLALQLFDHPQRLISWIEEDWDGTTLVMMPRKVKEVLKERVFTRKMPVVFSSATLSAGGAFDYIAQSLGIDSYLSFSVPSPYDYAKQMKAGLFPVTPYADKMQQALDLLRQSDGRALILFPSREELDCFKEELKGYRECTEFRFLYEGEAEISRLIAEFQRDEKSVLCAVTLWEGLDIPGPSLSHVLVWSLPFPPNDPVYAAKRKDAVRPFEEVDLPSMLLRLRQGIGRLIRTREDRGIVSIFGEELQDAAVKEHIARYLPGGADVAYL, from the coding sequence TTGGCGACTTACCCCTTTAAATTCGACCCTTCGGCGCCGTTTATGAAGCAGGCCGGGGATTATATCGCGGATGTGTTTTACGAGCTTTTGCCCGAAGCCGGCTTCGAGGTCCGGGACGAGCAAATTTTTATGGCGTTTCAGCTGGAACGGGCGTACAGCGAGAAAAAGACGATTTTCGCCGAGGCGGGCGTCGGAACGGGAAAAACGCTCGTCTATTTGCTGTATGCGATTTTATATGCGCGCTATACGCAAAAGCCGGCGATTGTCGCCTGCGCGGACGAATCGCTGATCGAGCAGCTCGTAAAGCCCGAGGGCGACGTCGCGAAGCTGGCGCGCCATTTGAATCTGACCGCCGATGTGCGGCTGGGGAAATCGCAGCATCAATACATTTGCCTGAACAAGCTCGACGATGCCAAAACTTCGATCCATGAAGGCGAGCTTTTTCAGCGGATTTACGAAGAACTGCCGGAATTCGTCTATGCTTCGGGATCGCTGCAGGCGTTTAGCCCGTACGGCAGCCGGACGGATTATCCCGAGCTGACCGACAAGCAGTGGGAGCGGATCGGCTGGGACGTGTTCCAGGACTGCCTCGTCTGCAGCCAGCGGCACCGCTGCGGGCAGACGCTGTCGAGGGAGCATTACCGCAAAGCGGCGGACCTGATCATTTGCTCCCATGACTTCTATATGGAGCATATCTGGACCTACGATGCCCGCAAACGCGAAGGCCAGCTGCCGCTGCTGCCCGAGCACAGCTCCGTCGTGTTCGACGAGGGGCATCTCGTGGAAACGGCGGCACAAAGCGCGCTGACGTACAAGCTGAAGCATTCGCAGTTCGCGAGCATCGTGACGCGGCTCCTCGAGGGTCAGATCCGCGAATCGCTCGCGCTTGCGATCGAAGAGGCGCTTGGTCAAAGCCTTGCGCTGTTTGCCGAGCTGGAGGCGGAAAGCAGGGACGTGCCGGGCTCGAGCCGCAAGGAGTTTGCGATCAACGGCAGGCTGCTCGGCGAAATCGACCGGTTTCGCGAGCTGCTGTACGCAATCGAGGAAGAGCTCGTGTTTGAAAGCGGAATGTTTACGCTTGACGCATACCGGCTCACCATTGTCGAGGAGCATCTCGAAATGATGCAGCTGGCGCTGCAGCTGTTCGACCATCCGCAGCGGCTCATCTCCTGGATCGAGGAGGACTGGGACGGCACGACGCTCGTCATGATGCCGCGCAAGGTGAAGGAGGTTTTGAAGGAACGGGTCTTCACGCGGAAAATGCCGGTCGTCTTCTCCTCGGCTACGCTGTCGGCCGGCGGAGCGTTCGACTATATCGCGCAGAGCCTCGGAATCGACAGCTATTTGTCGTTCTCGGTTCCGTCCCCTTACGATTATGCGAAGCAGATGAAAGCCGGTTTATTTCCGGTTACGCCGTATGCCGATAAAATGCAGCAGGCGCTCGACCTGCTCAGGCAATCGGACGGAAGAGCGCTGATCCTGTTCCCGTCCCGGGAGGAGCTGGACTGCTTCAAGGAAGAGCTGAAAGGCTACCGGGAATGCACGGAATTCCGTTTTCTGTACGAAGGCGAGGCGGAGATCAGCCGTCTCATCGCCGAGTTTCAACGCGACGAGAAAAGCGTGTTATGCGCGGTTACATTGTGGGAAGGGCTCGATATCCCCGGTCCGTCGCTGTCGCACGTGCTGGTCTGGTCGCTGCCGTTTCCGCCGAACGACCCCGTCTATGCCGCCAAACGGAAGGATGCCGTCCGGCCGTTCGAGGAAGTCGACCTGCCCTCGATGCTGCTCCGCTTGAGACAGGGAATCGGGCGGCTGATCCGGACCCGCGAAGACCGCGGCATCGTCTCGATTTTCGGAGAGGAGCTGCAGGATGCGGCGGTAAAAGAGCACATCGCCCGTTATTTGCCAGGCGGTGCGGATGTCGCCTATTTATAA
- a CDS encoding VOC family protein has translation MNDNVVGIGHTAYTTDKMADMLNFYCDILGFEHAFSLNDKEGKPWIEYIRVAGCQFIELFYAKEGFEPKQGGAYSHLCIEVKDLMAMDKHLKANNIEVYWGPQQGMDKNWQCWAKDPNGNPIEFMQIDLESPHAKAAGLTGK, from the coding sequence ATGAATGACAATGTAGTCGGAATCGGCCATACCGCGTATACGACGGACAAAATGGCGGACATGCTGAACTTTTACTGCGACATTCTGGGCTTTGAGCATGCGTTCTCGCTGAACGACAAGGAAGGCAAACCGTGGATCGAATATATCCGCGTGGCCGGCTGCCAGTTCATCGAGCTGTTTTACGCCAAGGAAGGCTTTGAACCGAAGCAGGGCGGCGCTTATTCGCACCTGTGCATCGAGGTTAAAGATTTGATGGCGATGGACAAGCATTTAAAGGCGAACAATATCGAGGTCTACTGGGGTCCGCAGCAGGGAATGGACAAGAACTGGCAGTGCTGGGCGAAGGATCCGAACGGAAACCCGATCGAATTTATGCAAATCGACCTGGAATCGCCCCATGCGAAAGCGGCGGGTCTGACAGGCAAATAA
- a CDS encoding sugar phosphate isomerase/epimerase family protein: MLKGLSRAGLGDIGSDERFIELAGQYGFDAVDIDARGLIERNGVEGAKELLQRSNVVIGSIGLSVEWRQSESVFLDGLPKLTEAAAAAAALGCTACCTYILPSTDHKPAAFMAQATKRMRIAAEILGAYGIRLGLEFVGPHHLRTAWKNPFIWTMEETLDWADAIGRPNVGLLFDVYHWYTNEGTLDDIRALKPEQIVHVHINDAPDVKIEDALDNGRLYPGEGVIDLAGALGALQSIGYKGVVAQEILSKSAPEGSPEQLLQRSKAGFDKVFAAAGL, encoded by the coding sequence TTGTTAAAAGGTCTTTCGCGCGCCGGTTTGGGCGATATCGGCAGCGATGAGCGGTTTATCGAGCTGGCGGGCCAATACGGCTTCGATGCCGTGGATATCGACGCAAGAGGTTTGATCGAGCGCAACGGAGTCGAAGGTGCGAAGGAGCTGCTTCAGCGCAGCAACGTCGTGATCGGCTCGATCGGACTGTCCGTCGAATGGAGGCAAAGCGAATCCGTATTTTTGGACGGCCTCCCGAAGCTGACGGAAGCCGCCGCGGCGGCGGCGGCGCTGGGGTGCACGGCCTGCTGTACCTATATTTTGCCGTCGACGGACCATAAACCGGCCGCATTCATGGCGCAGGCCACGAAGCGGATGCGGATCGCCGCCGAAATCCTCGGCGCCTACGGGATCCGGCTCGGCCTCGAATTCGTCGGTCCGCACCATCTGCGTACGGCTTGGAAAAATCCGTTCATTTGGACGATGGAAGAAACGCTCGACTGGGCCGATGCTATCGGAAGGCCGAATGTCGGCCTTTTGTTCGACGTCTATCACTGGTATACCAATGAAGGCACGCTGGACGATATTCGCGCACTTAAACCGGAGCAGATCGTGCATGTGCACATCAACGATGCGCCGGACGTGAAAATCGAGGACGCGCTCGACAACGGCCGGCTGTACCCCGGCGAAGGCGTCATCGATCTGGCGGGAGCGCTCGGCGCTCTGCAGTCGATCGGATACAAGGGTGTCGTCGCACAGGAAATTTTGTCGAAATCCGCGCCGGAAGGGTCGCCGGAGCAGCTTCTTCAGCGTTCCAAAGCCGGTTTCGATAAGGTGTTCGCCGCCGCCGGCCTGTAA